Proteins found in one Venturia canescens isolate UGA chromosome 6, ASM1945775v1, whole genome shotgun sequence genomic segment:
- the LOC122412016 gene encoding uncharacterized protein isoform X1 translates to MSTTPLRLDILDDDRDLRPRAWQPRRAGYKGPLRLLRLCVLGAFLPAVLVAGPIYLRYRVFSEQVYPLAASDQRMIDRRISTTWCQRQVVKVNATFNAYLMREAPKIEPETIPYSMTRHLVLEDDMKEYWGFYLLRGSSVTVSTCVRWPGASLTIIRGHKHLHECAFIGDDSSEELEELVQVARERVADGTSNDTATLLELLRLAKGDSAPSNVPERMKKAHENVRFHQNNSESRSSGSPRLANGNTEASGELEAAAMREILSSLFNKTSGMKKKQKDNPHHRYEGVFREISNIDKPPAASSDSVHPTVPRIRPATTTARPETSAEVFNDVLQKLYSLGKRGEEVLHKLVDEVDRRNSDARRLREMLGNVMNNASLSEREKKRLKRELVLGSPVHSDLAEDTDSAEDAALEKEDLFPDGIADDRGTVNETTLNDRSNSEFWSSFSSSEERLLECKGLVLNLPLNPHVRCTPKHEDEHSKASMANTVTYRVPTDGYYFFVFNSENEIQPNYVRIKFDLVKTMYDTSNPVDACQNTTEECSLPLNFFSGEKTVLELPVNGKESQWNEEYVVVSTCEPRTSLYLICIITVPVLILLFAFH, encoded by the exons ATGTCAACGACACCGCTCAGACTGGACATTCTCG ATGACGACCGTGATCTGCGACCACGAGCTTGGCAGCCTCGGAGAGCCGGATACAAAGGCCCGTTGAGACTCCTGAGATTATGCGTCCTCGGAGCTTTTCTTCCGGCCGTGTTAGTAGCCGGTCCAATTTACTTGCGCTACCGCGTTTTTTCCGAGCAAGTTTATCCACTCGCGGCATCCGACCAGAGAATGATCGACCGACGAATTTCAACGACTTGGTGCCAG CGTCAAGTGGTCAAGGTCAACGCAACTTTCAACGCTTATCTCATGAGAGAAGCTCCCAAAATTGAACCGGAAACTATTCCTTATTCAATGACGAGGCACCTTGTTCTCGAGGATGACATGAAAGAATATTGGGGCTTTTACCTCCTCCGGGGTAGCAGCGTCACTGTTTCTACATGCGTCAG ATGGCCAGGCGCATCGTTGACCATTATACGGGGACACAAGCATCTGCACGAGTGCGCTTTCATCGGGGATGACAGCAGCGAAGAGCTCGAGGAACTCGTCCAAGTTGCGCGGGAACGCGTGGCTGATGGCACGAGCAACGACACGGCGACGCTCCTCGAGCTGCTGCGACTCGCCAAAGGG GATAGTGCACCGAGCAACGTTCccgaaagaatgaaaaaagcccACGAAAACGTGCGTTTCCATCAGAACAACAGCGAAAGCCGGTCGTCGGGATCCCCGAGATTAGCGAACGGGAATACGGAAGCGAGCGGTGAACTCGAGGCGGCAGCAATGCGAGAAATCCTATCGAGTTTGTTCAACAAAACGTCGggcatgaagaaaaaacaaaaagataaTCCTCATCATCGCTACGAGGGTGTGTTCCGGGAGATTTCGAACATCGACAAGCCCCCAGCGGCCTCCAGCGACTCGGTGCATCCGACAGTGCCCCGGATCAGGCCTGCGACGACGACGGCTCGACCGGAAACCTCGGCCGAGGTTTTCAACGACGTTCTCCAGAAATTATATTCTTTGGGCAAACGCGGCGAAGAAGTTTTGCACAAATTGGTCGACGAGGTTGACCGCAGAAACTCGGACGCTCGACGCTTGAGAGAAATGCTCGGTAACGTCATGAACAACGCGAGTCTCTCGGAACGCGAAAAAAAGCGACTGAAAAGGGAGCTCGTACTCGGGTCGCCGGTCCACAGCGACCTCGCCGAGGACACAGACTCGGCCGAAGATGCTGCGCTCGAAAAG GAGGATTTGTTTCCGGACGGAATAGCCGATGACCGAGGCACTGTGAACGAGACGACGTTGAACGACCGGAGCAACTCCGAATTCTGGAGCTCCTTCAGCAGCTCGGAAGAACGGCTGCTCGAGTGCAAAGGACTCGTTCTCAATCTCCCTTTAAATCCGCACGTGCGTTGCACACCCAAGCACGAGGATGAGCACTCGAAGGCCTCGATGGCGAATACGGTGACTTACAG AGTGCCAACCGACGGTTATTATTTCTTCGTGTTCAACTCCGAGAACGAGATACAGCCGAATTACGTGAGGATTAAATTCGACCTTGTGAAAACGATGTACGACACCTCGAATCCGGTGGATGCTTGTCAAAATACGACGGAGGAGTGTTCCTTGCCGTTGAATTTCTTCAGCGGAGAAAAGACGGTGCTGGAATTACCGGTTAACGGGAAGGAGTCCCAGTGGAACGAGGAATACGTCGTGGTGTCCACTTGCGAGCCCCGAACTTCGCTTTATCTGATTTGCATTATAACGGTTCCGGTGCTAATTCTTCTCTTCGCTTTTCACTGA
- the LOC122412016 gene encoding uncharacterized protein isoform X2: protein MREAPKIEPETIPYSMTRHLVLEDDMKEYWGFYLLRGSSVTVSTCVRWPGASLTIIRGHKHLHECAFIGDDSSEELEELVQVARERVADGTSNDTATLLELLRLAKGDSAPSNVPERMKKAHENVRFHQNNSESRSSGSPRLANGNTEASGELEAAAMREILSSLFNKTSGMKKKQKDNPHHRYEGVFREISNIDKPPAASSDSVHPTVPRIRPATTTARPETSAEVFNDVLQKLYSLGKRGEEVLHKLVDEVDRRNSDARRLREMLGNVMNNASLSEREKKRLKRELVLGSPVHSDLAEDTDSAEDAALEKEDLFPDGIADDRGTVNETTLNDRSNSEFWSSFSSSEERLLECKGLVLNLPLNPHVRCTPKHEDEHSKASMANTVTYRVPTDGYYFFVFNSENEIQPNYVRIKFDLVKTMYDTSNPVDACQNTTEECSLPLNFFSGEKTVLELPVNGKESQWNEEYVVVSTCEPRTSLYLICIITVPVLILLFAFH, encoded by the exons ATGAGAGAAGCTCCCAAAATTGAACCGGAAACTATTCCTTATTCAATGACGAGGCACCTTGTTCTCGAGGATGACATGAAAGAATATTGGGGCTTTTACCTCCTCCGGGGTAGCAGCGTCACTGTTTCTACATGCGTCAG ATGGCCAGGCGCATCGTTGACCATTATACGGGGACACAAGCATCTGCACGAGTGCGCTTTCATCGGGGATGACAGCAGCGAAGAGCTCGAGGAACTCGTCCAAGTTGCGCGGGAACGCGTGGCTGATGGCACGAGCAACGACACGGCGACGCTCCTCGAGCTGCTGCGACTCGCCAAAGGG GATAGTGCACCGAGCAACGTTCccgaaagaatgaaaaaagcccACGAAAACGTGCGTTTCCATCAGAACAACAGCGAAAGCCGGTCGTCGGGATCCCCGAGATTAGCGAACGGGAATACGGAAGCGAGCGGTGAACTCGAGGCGGCAGCAATGCGAGAAATCCTATCGAGTTTGTTCAACAAAACGTCGggcatgaagaaaaaacaaaaagataaTCCTCATCATCGCTACGAGGGTGTGTTCCGGGAGATTTCGAACATCGACAAGCCCCCAGCGGCCTCCAGCGACTCGGTGCATCCGACAGTGCCCCGGATCAGGCCTGCGACGACGACGGCTCGACCGGAAACCTCGGCCGAGGTTTTCAACGACGTTCTCCAGAAATTATATTCTTTGGGCAAACGCGGCGAAGAAGTTTTGCACAAATTGGTCGACGAGGTTGACCGCAGAAACTCGGACGCTCGACGCTTGAGAGAAATGCTCGGTAACGTCATGAACAACGCGAGTCTCTCGGAACGCGAAAAAAAGCGACTGAAAAGGGAGCTCGTACTCGGGTCGCCGGTCCACAGCGACCTCGCCGAGGACACAGACTCGGCCGAAGATGCTGCGCTCGAAAAG GAGGATTTGTTTCCGGACGGAATAGCCGATGACCGAGGCACTGTGAACGAGACGACGTTGAACGACCGGAGCAACTCCGAATTCTGGAGCTCCTTCAGCAGCTCGGAAGAACGGCTGCTCGAGTGCAAAGGACTCGTTCTCAATCTCCCTTTAAATCCGCACGTGCGTTGCACACCCAAGCACGAGGATGAGCACTCGAAGGCCTCGATGGCGAATACGGTGACTTACAG AGTGCCAACCGACGGTTATTATTTCTTCGTGTTCAACTCCGAGAACGAGATACAGCCGAATTACGTGAGGATTAAATTCGACCTTGTGAAAACGATGTACGACACCTCGAATCCGGTGGATGCTTGTCAAAATACGACGGAGGAGTGTTCCTTGCCGTTGAATTTCTTCAGCGGAGAAAAGACGGTGCTGGAATTACCGGTTAACGGGAAGGAGTCCCAGTGGAACGAGGAATACGTCGTGGTGTCCACTTGCGAGCCCCGAACTTCGCTTTATCTGATTTGCATTATAACGGTTCCGGTGCTAATTCTTCTCTTCGCTTTTCACTGA
- the LOC122412019 gene encoding spliceosome-associated protein CWC27 homolog has protein sequence MSNIYIQEPPTTGKVVLKTSIGDLELELWTKEAPKACRNFIQLCMEGYYENTIFHRLVKGFIVQGGDPTGTGEGGESVYGHPFKDEFHTRLRFCRRGLLAMANAGKDDNGSQFFFTLAATPELQNKHTIFGKVTGETIYNMLKLEEALVDENERPSYPQKILKTEVITNPFKDIVPRDLGKSAIEEKKSEKPAKKSGVKNFKLLSFGEEAEEDEEETVVLNKKFVGKSKSAHDNLSDPKLSSEIEPLKMPNRDENSASDKETKEQTREITDRIKNKLSAKRRKPNDDRSSANEAPKNEEDEEEEYYLGKDRIEGRRKEAEAIRKEIRELKRGVRDETRAKEKRTEETAQKEDKTKKEYMKEYIETREKYDEAKTKVPKKGKSREELTLSLLKKFRGKLASAKEEATTGGLSSEEASEARSKSREKLGGSKMDDENDDGNDGSWFAHSLQCDEKDAVLAKDASTKDDDWFEITDPRNPLNKRRRGETQSSHRGRHK, from the exons atgaGTAACATTTACATTCAAGAACCTCCCACAACGGGGAAA GTGGTATTGAAAACGTCAATAGGAGATTTGGAACTGGAATTATGGACGAAAGAAGCTCCAAAAGCCTGCAGAAATTTTATACAATTGTGCATGGAGGGTTActatgaaaatacaatttttcatagaCTTGTGAAAGGATTCATCGTCCAAGGCGGTGATCCTACCGGTACCggagaaggaggagaaagTGTTTACGGACACCCATTTAAG GATGAATTCCATACACGACTGCGTTTTTGCCGAAGAGGCTTATTGGCCATGGCCAATGCTGGAAAGGACGATAATGgatctcaatttttctttacccTTGCTGCTACACCAGagttacaaaataaacatacAATATTTGGTAAAGTCACTGGTGAAACGATTTACAACATGCTTAAGCTCGAAGAAGCTCTTGTCGATGAG aaCGAGAGGCCTTCTTATCCACAAAAAATACTCAAAACCGAAGTGATAACAAATCCATTTAAAGATATTGTTCCAAGGGATTTAGGAAAATCcgcaattgaagaaaaaaagagtgagaagcCGGCTAAAAAATCAGGCGTAAA GAACTTCAAACTTTTGTCATTCGGTGAAGAAGCGGAAGAGGATGAGGAAGAAACAGTAGTTTTGAATAAGAAATTTGTAGGAAAAAGTAAATCGGCCCACGACAATTTGTCAGACCCGAAATTGAGTTCGGAAATTGAGCCTCTTAAAATGCCAAATCGGGACGAGAATTCTGCGAGTGacaaagaaacaaaagagCAAACTCg AGAAATAACTGATCGAATAAAGAATAAATTAAGCGCCAAAAGACGAAAACCAAACGACGATCGTTCCTCCGCGAACGAAGCGCCAAAAAATGAGGAAGATGAGGAGGAAGAATATTATTTGGGAAAGGATAGAATTGAAGGGCGTAGAAAAGAAGc GGAAGCAATACGGAAAGAAATACGAGAATTAAAACGTGGCGTTCGTGACGAAACTCGGGCGAAGGAAAAGCGTACAGAAGAAACTGCACAGAAGGaagataaaacgaaaaaagaatacATGAAAGAATACATTGAAACTCGAGAGAAATACGACGAGGCCAAAACCAAAGTACCTAAAAAGG GAAAATCGCGAGAAGAATTGACACTGAGTCTTCTGAAGAAGTTCCGAGGAAAATTGGCAAGTGCGAAAGAAGAAGCAACCACGGGAGGACTATCGAGCGAGGAAGCAAGTGAAGCTCGATCGAAGAGCAGAGAAAAATTGGGAGGATCGAAGATGGACGACGAGAACGACGATGGAAACGATGGATCGTGGTTTGCCCACTCTTTACAATGCGACGAGAAAGACGCTGTATTGGCGAAGGATGCGAGTACGAAGGACGACGATTGGTTCGAGATAACGGATCCCAGAAATCCTTTAAATAAAAGACGGAGAGGAGAAACTCAGTCCTCTCATCGAGGGAGGCACAAGTGA